From one Bacteroides fragilis NCTC 9343 genomic stretch:
- the rpsO gene encoding 30S ribosomal protein S15, with amino-acid sequence MYLDAAKKQEIFSKYGKSNTDTGSAEAQIALFSYRITHLTEHMKLNRKDYSTERALTMLVGKRRALLDYLKAKDITRYRDIIKELGLRK; translated from the coding sequence ATGTATTTAGACGCTGCTAAAAAGCAAGAAATCTTCAGTAAGTACGGAAAGTCTAACACTGATACTGGCTCAGCTGAGGCCCAGATAGCTTTGTTTTCATACCGTATTACTCACCTGACTGAGCACATGAAGCTCAACAGAAAAGATTATAGTACAGAAAGAGCTTTGACTATGTTGGTAGGTAAACGTCGTGCTTTGCTCGACTACCTGAAAGCAAAAGATATCACCAGATATCGTGATATCATCAAAGAGCTCGGCTTGCGTAAGTAA
- a CDS encoding helix-turn-helix domain-containing protein: MDTSKIVGEKIKSLRENKGISIEELAERSGLAIEQIERIENNIDLPSLAPLIKIARVLGVRLGTFLDDQDETGPVVSRKMEATDTISFSNNAIHSRKHMQYHSLSKSKADRHMEPFIIDVAPTQDSDFVLSSHEGEEFIMVMEGVMEISYGKSTYLLEEGDSIYYDSIVPHHVHAYEGQAAKILAVIYTPI, translated from the coding sequence ATGGATACAAGCAAAATCGTAGGAGAAAAAATTAAATCACTCCGTGAGAACAAAGGAATCTCAATAGAAGAACTTGCCGAACGCTCAGGATTGGCCATTGAACAAATAGAACGTATCGAAAACAATATTGACTTGCCTTCATTGGCTCCACTTATCAAAATAGCCCGCGTATTGGGCGTACGTCTGGGCACTTTCCTCGACGACCAGGACGAAACAGGTCCGGTAGTCTCACGCAAGATGGAAGCTACAGACACGATCAGCTTCTCAAACAACGCCATCCATTCGCGCAAACACATGCAGTATCATTCACTGTCCAAGTCAAAAGCCGACCGCCATATGGAGCCGTTCATCATCGATGTAGCCCCTACACAAGACAGTGATTTTGTACTTTCTTCTCACGAAGGAGAAGAATTCATCATGGTCATGGAAGGTGTCATGGAAATCAGTTACGGAAAAAGCACTTACCTGCTCGAAGAAGGTGACAGTATCTACTATGATTCCATCGTCCCCCATCACGTTCATGCTTATGAAGGACAAGCCGCTAAAATCCTGGCAGTAATCTATACACCTATTTAA
- the typA gene encoding translational GTPase TypA, whose protein sequence is MQNIRNIAIIAHVDHGKTTLVDKMLLAGNLFRGNQTSGELILDNNDLERERGITILSKNVSINYNGTKINIIDTPGHSDFGGEVERVLNMADGCILLVDAFEGPMPQTRFVLQKALEIGLKPIVVINKVDKPNCRPDEVHEMVFDLMFSLDATEEQLDFPTIYGSAKNNWMSTDWKEQTDSIVPLLDCIVENIPAPEQLEGTPQMLITSLDYSSYTGRIAVGRVHRGTLKEGMNVSLAKRDGSIVKSKIKEVHVFEGLGRVKTTEVSSGDICALVGIDGFEIGDTICDYETPEALPPIAIDEPTMSMLFAINDSPFYGKDGKFVTSRHIHDRLTKELDKNLALRVRKSEEDGKWVVSGRGVLHLSVLIETMRREGYELQVGQPQVIYKEIDGVKCEPIEELTINVPEEYSSKIIDMVTRRKGEMTMMENTGERINLEFDMPSRGIIGLRTNVLTASAGEAIMAHRFKEYQPFKGDIERRTNGSIIAMESGTAFAYAIDKLQDRGKFFIFPQEEVYAGQVVGEHAHEKDLVVNVTKSKKLTNMRASGSDEKARLIPPVQFSLEEALEYIKEDEYVEVTPKAMRMRKVILDETERKRANKS, encoded by the coding sequence ATGCAAAATATTCGAAACATTGCAATTATTGCCCATGTTGACCATGGGAAAACGACTCTCGTCGATAAAATGCTTTTAGCCGGAAACTTGTTTCGCGGCAACCAAACAAGCGGAGAATTAATTCTGGATAACAACGACTTGGAGCGTGAACGAGGGATAACGATCCTCTCTAAAAACGTTTCTATCAATTACAACGGAACTAAGATTAATATTATTGATACTCCGGGACACAGCGACTTCGGTGGCGAAGTAGAGCGTGTGCTCAACATGGCCGACGGATGCATTCTGTTGGTTGATGCTTTTGAAGGCCCGATGCCGCAAACGCGCTTTGTGCTGCAGAAAGCTTTGGAAATCGGATTGAAACCGATTGTTGTTATTAATAAGGTAGACAAACCGAACTGTCGTCCGGACGAAGTACACGAGATGGTCTTCGACCTGATGTTCAGCCTGGATGCTACCGAAGAGCAACTTGATTTTCCGACAATCTATGGTTCGGCCAAGAATAACTGGATGAGTACGGACTGGAAAGAGCAGACGGACAGTATTGTGCCTTTGCTGGATTGTATTGTAGAGAACATTCCTGCTCCGGAGCAATTGGAGGGTACTCCTCAGATGCTGATCACTTCACTTGACTATTCTTCATATACAGGCCGTATTGCTGTAGGGCGTGTTCATCGTGGTACACTGAAAGAAGGCATGAACGTGTCTTTGGCTAAGCGTGACGGCAGCATTGTGAAATCTAAGATTAAAGAGGTTCATGTATTCGAAGGGCTGGGTCGTGTGAAGACGACTGAGGTCTCTTCGGGAGATATTTGCGCTTTGGTAGGTATTGACGGATTCGAGATCGGAGATACGATCTGTGATTATGAAACTCCGGAAGCATTGCCACCTATTGCTATCGATGAACCGACTATGAGTATGCTGTTTGCCATCAACGACTCTCCGTTCTATGGTAAAGATGGTAAATTTGTAACTTCACGTCATATCCATGATCGCCTGACCAAGGAATTGGATAAGAATCTGGCTTTGCGCGTACGTAAGAGCGAAGAAGACGGTAAATGGGTTGTATCAGGCCGTGGTGTGCTTCACCTTTCTGTCTTGATCGAAACCATGCGTCGCGAAGGTTACGAGTTACAGGTCGGACAGCCGCAAGTAATCTATAAAGAAATAGATGGAGTAAAATGTGAACCGATTGAGGAGCTTACGATTAACGTACCTGAAGAATATTCAAGTAAGATCATCGATATGGTAACCCGCCGTAAAGGTGAGATGACTATGATGGAGAATACCGGTGAACGCATCAACCTTGAATTTGATATGCCTTCGCGTGGTATCATCGGTCTTCGTACGAATGTTCTGACGGCTTCGGCAGGTGAGGCTATCATGGCACACCGCTTTAAGGAATATCAGCCGTTCAAAGGAGACATAGAACGTCGTACCAATGGTTCGATTATCGCTATGGAGAGTGGTACTGCATTTGCTTATGCTATCGACAAATTGCAGGATCGTGGTAAATTCTTTATTTTCCCTCAGGAAGAGGTGTATGCAGGTCAGGTAGTGGGTGAGCATGCTCACGAAAAAGATTTGGTTGTAAATGTGACTAAGTCGAAGAAGTTGACTAATATGCGTGCTTCCGGTTCTGACGAGAAAGCCCGTTTGATTCCTCCTGTACAGTTCTCTCTTGAAGAGGCCTTGGAATACATTAAGGAAGACGAATATGTAGAAGTTACTCCGAAAGCAATGCGTATGCGTAAGGTTATTCTGGATGAAACTGAACGTAAACGCGCCAATAAGAGCTAA